In Candidatus Desulfarcum epimagneticum, one genomic interval encodes:
- the cas gene encoding CRISPR-associated endonuclease Cas1, with the protein MKKSLYFFSNCDIRRKDNTLMFEIKGEKKYRPIEAMDDIFLFGEHTLNTKLLNFLGKHKVPVHVFNYYGFYSGSFFPRERHLSGHVKIRQARHYLDPEKRMRIAYEFLNAAASNILSNLTYQKNRGRDVAGNISKIKALKKKLKEADSIPRLMGMEGNIRDLYYSAFEEIIQNKAEFQKRVKRPPDNFVNTLISFGNSLVYTSVLSEIYKTQLDPVISFLHEPGYRRYSLALDIAEIFKPILLDRMMFAMINKKEITEKDAEKKLGHCYLKDRGRMKFLRKYDERLKTTIKHKKLNRHVSYRRLIRLECYKIVKHILGEEKYAGFKMWW; encoded by the coding sequence ATGAAAAAATCTCTATACTTTTTTTCAAACTGCGATATCAGAAGAAAAGACAACACCCTGATGTTTGAAATCAAAGGGGAAAAGAAATATCGCCCCATTGAGGCCATGGATGACATTTTCCTGTTCGGAGAGCATACCCTGAACACAAAACTGCTCAATTTTTTGGGGAAACACAAGGTCCCTGTTCATGTGTTCAATTATTACGGATTCTATTCCGGGTCTTTTTTCCCACGGGAGCGCCATCTTTCCGGCCATGTTAAAATCCGGCAGGCCCGGCATTATCTGGACCCTGAAAAAAGAATGCGTATAGCCTATGAATTCCTGAACGCCGCCGCCTCCAATATCCTTTCCAACCTGACCTATCAAAAAAACAGGGGAAGGGATGTGGCCGGAAATATTTCGAAAATCAAAGCGTTGAAAAAGAAGCTGAAAGAAGCGGATTCGATTCCGCGTTTGATGGGAATGGAGGGAAATATCCGGGATTTATACTATTCCGCTTTTGAGGAGATCATTCAGAATAAAGCCGAATTTCAAAAGCGTGTGAAAAGGCCCCCGGACAATTTTGTCAACACCCTGATCTCATTCGGCAACTCGCTTGTTTACACGTCGGTTCTTTCGGAGATTTACAAAACCCAGCTTGATCCGGTCATCAGTTTTCTCCATGAGCCGGGATACCGCCGCTATTCACTGGCCCTGGATATAGCCGAGATTTTCAAGCCCATTCTTCTTGACAGGATGATGTTCGCCATGATCAATAAGAAGGAGATCACGGAAAAGGACGCGGAAAAAAAGTTGGGCCATTGTTATCTTAAAGACCGGGGAAGAATGAAGTTTTTAAGAAAATACGACGAAAGGCTGAAAACAACCATTAAACACAAGAAACTCAATCGGCATGTTTCTTACAGAAGGCTGATCCGGCTTGAGTGTTACAAAATCGTCAAGCATATTCTGGGCGAAGAAAAGTATGCCGGCTTTAAAATGTGGTGGTAA
- a CDS encoding CRISPR-associated endoribonuclease Cas6 has protein sequence MRILITAESEKPSFFPYNYQYPLHSALYSLINESSFEYSSFLHDRGYIRDGINKKFKFFTFSKLKFFPTQRSEDGFHNVKKIQFVFASSVNESLKHLVLGIFSNQRIKFSLNGQKSIFDVFNVDIQPEPTFGEHGKFICLSPISVTTVRIDENGKRKQHFLNYMIPEEREHFIENIKKNLVNKYETINGIKYQSLDSSFNFHFDVDYISRRKGNISKLINFKNGIKIKAIEAPFGVQADPELVKIGYECGWGEKNSAGFGCVQKI, from the coding sequence TTGCGAATTTTAATAACAGCGGAAAGTGAAAAACCCTCTTTTTTTCCATACAACTATCAATATCCATTACATTCGGCGCTATACTCCCTTATAAATGAGTCTTCGTTTGAATATTCCAGTTTTTTGCATGATCGTGGCTACATAAGGGATGGAATCAATAAAAAATTCAAATTTTTTACCTTTTCAAAACTTAAATTTTTCCCAACACAAAGGTCCGAAGATGGTTTTCATAATGTCAAAAAAATTCAGTTTGTATTTGCTTCCTCAGTGAATGAAAGTCTGAAGCATTTAGTCCTGGGAATTTTTTCCAACCAAAGAATCAAATTTAGTTTAAATGGCCAAAAATCCATTTTTGATGTGTTCAACGTAGACATACAACCGGAACCGACTTTTGGTGAACATGGAAAGTTTATTTGTCTTTCTCCGATTTCGGTTACAACGGTAAGGATAGATGAAAATGGAAAACGAAAACAGCATTTTTTAAACTACATGATCCCGGAAGAGAGAGAACATTTTATTGAGAACATTAAAAAAAATTTGGTCAATAAATACGAAACGATTAATGGGATTAAATATCAAAGCTTGGATTCCTCGTTTAATTTTCACTTTGACGTTGATTATATTTCAAGGCGGAAGGGCAATATTTCAAAGTTAATAAATTTTAAAAATGGGATTAAAATAAAAGCCATTGAGGCGCCATTTGGCGTTCAGGCTGATCCTGAATTAGTAAAAATTGGTTACGAATGCGGATGGGGTGAAAAAAATAGCGCTGGTTTTGGTTGCGTTCAAAAAATTTGA
- the cas gene encoding CRISPR-associated endoribonuclease Cas2: protein MYVIAMYDINTETKAGRKRLRQIFKLMKQYLIRIQNSVFEGEISKAKFEEMKLKTQDIIDSAVDSVIFFKSRDIKWMDKEICGLEKDDAERFL from the coding sequence ATGTATGTGATCGCGATGTACGACATCAACACTGAGACAAAGGCCGGCAGGAAGAGATTAAGGCAAATATTTAAACTGATGAAACAGTATCTGATTCGTATCCAGAATTCGGTTTTCGAGGGGGAAATTTCAAAGGCGAAATTTGAGGAAATGAAACTGAAAACCCAAGACATTATCGACAGCGCGGTAGATTCCGTTATTTTTTTCAAAAGCCGCGACATCAAGTGGATGGACAAAGAAATCTGCGGCCTTGAAAAAGACGACGCAGAGCGCTTTTTGTAA
- the cas gene encoding CRISPR-associated exonuclease Cas4, with protein MQNLDFTGTQINYYFVCRRKLWLFSKDIRFESENEYVQLGRLIDEHSYKRKKKQLEIGRIKIDFMDGKGVIHEVKKSNKVEKAHIYQLKYYLLTLVKMGAAHVTGEIDYPKLKKRKTVLLEPGDEEEFERVFSDIREILDRPHPPAAVRKTICGKCAYYEFCFA; from the coding sequence ATGCAAAACCTGGATTTCACCGGAACCCAGATCAACTATTATTTTGTGTGCCGGCGCAAACTCTGGCTGTTTTCAAAAGACATCCGCTTTGAAAGCGAAAACGAATATGTTCAACTGGGGCGTCTCATTGACGAGCATTCATACAAACGGAAGAAAAAACAGCTTGAAATCGGCAGAATCAAAATCGATTTCATGGACGGCAAGGGCGTGATCCATGAGGTCAAAAAGTCCAATAAGGTTGAAAAGGCCCATATTTATCAGCTCAAATATTACCTTCTCACACTGGTGAAAATGGGCGCCGCGCATGTGACGGGAGAAATCGACTATCCAAAGCTCAAAAAAAGAAAAACCGTTCTGCTGGAGCCCGGCGACGAAGAGGAGTTTGAGCGTGTTTTTTCAGACATCCGGGAGATTCTTGACCGGCCGCACCCGCCTGCGGCGGTTAGAAAAACCATCTGCGGCAAGTGCGCGTATTATGAATTTTGTTTTGCATAA
- a CDS encoding conserved hypothetical protein (Evidence 4 : Unknown function but conserved in other organisms), whose translation MNKKELLELIEKGESSFVEFKSDTPDITAETIGEYVVCFANSKGGKILLGVEDDGAITGLQGRFPEYGKWISDAVQGWAHPNIIVDYEETPVGENLRVAVITVPMGVAKPYSKRKGKDAKERYYIRDVTTCRETDREELRRLFQSSGMIHYEATPVPRSKPEDLNETLLREYFSRIRDIGYDDRSKWLRLLIDNQMLSEEMGDVNCALAGLVLFGRKDRVKRLIPQSGVTAVEYDSPDADVAGRFRKEINGPLLSSFESSGSVVEEGVIDQAVNFVLRVRSKERIEGTRRVTEYAYPPGVLREVIVNAAAHRDYTIGGTNIGLWLYPDRLEVDSPGSLPNSITIERMKNGARYHRNQTIVEYLRDMDFIEGSGRGVSRKIIRGMIEHNGKEPDFELRGESLRVTLYA comes from the coding sequence ATGAACAAAAAAGAGCTTTTAGAGCTCATTGAAAAGGGCGAATCCAGTTTTGTGGAATTCAAGTCGGACACGCCGGATATCACTGCGGAAACAATCGGGGAATATGTGGTCTGCTTTGCGAATTCAAAGGGCGGAAAAATTCTGCTCGGGGTTGAGGATGACGGCGCGATAACAGGCTTGCAGGGCAGGTTCCCCGAATACGGCAAATGGATATCCGACGCTGTTCAGGGCTGGGCGCATCCCAATATTATCGTCGACTATGAAGAGACGCCTGTGGGAGAAAATTTGCGGGTCGCCGTGATCACTGTGCCGATGGGCGTCGCCAAACCGTATTCCAAGCGCAAGGGAAAGGACGCAAAGGAGCGTTATTATATTCGCGATGTCACCACTTGCCGGGAAACAGACAGAGAAGAGCTGAGGCGTTTATTTCAAAGCTCCGGAATGATCCATTATGAAGCGACTCCCGTGCCGAGGTCAAAACCGGAAGACTTGAACGAAACGCTGCTTCGCGAGTATTTCAGCCGAATAAGAGATATCGGCTATGATGACAGGTCAAAATGGCTTCGACTTTTGATTGACAACCAGATGCTTTCCGAAGAAATGGGCGATGTCAATTGCGCCCTGGCAGGGCTTGTTTTATTCGGCAGAAAGGACAGGGTCAAAAGACTCATTCCTCAAAGCGGCGTCACCGCTGTGGAATATGACTCTCCCGACGCGGATGTGGCGGGGCGTTTTCGAAAAGAAATCAACGGCCCCCTGCTTTCGTCGTTTGAAAGCTCGGGATCCGTCGTTGAAGAAGGTGTGATTGACCAGGCTGTGAATTTTGTTTTAAGGGTAAGGTCAAAAGAAAGAATTGAAGGGACAAGACGTGTGACTGAATATGCCTATCCCCCCGGGGTCTTGCGTGAGGTCATTGTCAATGCCGCCGCTCACAGGGATTATACCATCGGCGGGACAAATATCGGCCTTTGGCTCTATCCCGACCGGCTGGAAGTCGACAGTCCGGGCTCTCTTCCGAACAGCATTACAATAGAACGGATGAAAAACGGCGCCCGGTACCACCGCAATCAAACGATTGTCGAGTATCTGCGCGATATGGATTTCATCGAAGGCAGCGGCAGGGGCGTGTCGCGAAAAATCATTCGCGGCATGATTGAACACAACGGCAAGGAGCCGGATTTTGAGCTGAGAGGCGAATCTTTAAGAGTGACTTTATATGCGTAA